The following coding sequences are from one Pseudonocardia sp. HH130630-07 window:
- a CDS encoding DUF397 domain-containing protein → MDVDFRISSYCHHGGCVAVGSDADEILVRSSRVADGPVLRFTAEEWDAFVSGVRDGEFDRSVLQG, encoded by the coding sequence GTGGACGTCGACTTCCGGATCAGCTCCTACTGCCACCACGGCGGCTGCGTCGCCGTCGGTTCCGACGCGGACGAGATCCTCGTCCGCTCGAGCCGGGTCGCCGACGGCCCGGTCCTGCGGTTCACCGCCGAGGAGTGGGACGCGTTCGTCTCCGGCGTGCGTGACGGCGAGTTCGACCGGTCGGTCCTGCAGGGCTGA
- a CDS encoding helix-turn-helix domain-containing protein, which yields MAVSRGPVVIRRRLGNVLKQLRAGRGLQLSEVARRLAISPSKLSRIETGHIDPKFRDVRELLETYGADPEVREQVLEWANEARSPGWWQPFSVRVTADLDLYISLESEARTVRIYSTPISGLLQTESYATAMLQGAYPTVTGTELAALLAIRMGRQRVVDPARATAEPVELHAVLDESALHRFAGAPETMREQLHALVDRSHRPNVDLRILPFSAGYASATSTFTIFEPRSEQDWTVVNVESTGVDAYFDTAAEVRKYRAVWDDIVAKALDPDRSRALITGLIG from the coding sequence ATGGCCGTGTCGCGCGGCCCCGTCGTCATCCGGCGCAGGCTGGGGAACGTGCTCAAGCAGCTCCGGGCCGGCCGTGGCCTGCAGCTGTCCGAGGTCGCGCGGCGGCTGGCGATCTCGCCGTCGAAGCTGTCGCGGATCGAGACGGGCCACATCGACCCGAAGTTCCGCGACGTCCGCGAGCTCCTGGAGACCTACGGCGCCGATCCCGAGGTCCGCGAGCAGGTGCTGGAGTGGGCCAACGAGGCCCGCTCGCCCGGGTGGTGGCAGCCGTTCTCGGTCCGGGTCACGGCGGACCTGGACCTGTACATCTCGCTGGAGTCCGAGGCCCGGACGGTGCGGATCTACAGCACCCCGATCAGCGGCCTGCTGCAGACCGAGTCCTACGCCACGGCGATGCTGCAGGGCGCCTACCCGACGGTGACCGGCACCGAGCTGGCGGCGCTGCTGGCCATCCGGATGGGCCGCCAGCGTGTCGTCGACCCGGCGCGGGCCACGGCCGAGCCGGTCGAGCTGCACGCCGTGCTCGACGAGTCCGCGCTGCACCGCTTCGCCGGGGCCCCGGAGACCATGCGCGAGCAGCTCCACGCGCTGGTGGACCGCTCCCACCGGCCCAACGTCGACCTGCGGATCCTGCCGTTCTCCGCCGGGTACGCCAGCGCGACGAGCACGTTCACCATCTTCGAGCCGCGCTCGGAGCAGGACTGGACCGTGGTCAACGTGGAGAGCACCGGCGTGGACGCCTACTTCGACACCGCGGCCGAGGTGCGCAAGTACCGGGCGGTGTGGGACGACATCGTCGCCAAGGCACTCGACCCGGACCGGTCCCGGGCGCTCATCACCGGCTTGATCGGGTGA
- a CDS encoding DsbA family protein, protein MMAGKRKAPPTKNPLTAKKGPSQATVIGLIVVVAFAALVGVGVFWNNQPKELVVPANATAQGVSTGNAQAPAKIDVYVDFQCPACKQFQEASGQTLDELRDSGQAQINYHPIAILDRVSPDRFSSRAAAAAGCVAEAGAFPEWEKLMYANQPTEGDPGLTTEQMAQLAQQAGAQGDVAACIEDERFEPWAEGLTQQAFEAGIQSTPTIRVNGQNLENPVPDEIRRAVAG, encoded by the coding sequence ATGATGGCCGGAAAGCGCAAGGCGCCCCCGACCAAGAACCCGCTCACCGCCAAGAAGGGGCCCTCGCAGGCGACGGTGATCGGTCTCATCGTCGTCGTCGCGTTCGCGGCCCTGGTCGGGGTCGGGGTGTTCTGGAACAACCAGCCCAAGGAGCTGGTCGTCCCGGCCAACGCGACCGCGCAGGGCGTCTCGACCGGGAACGCCCAGGCCCCCGCGAAGATCGACGTCTACGTCGACTTCCAGTGCCCGGCGTGCAAGCAGTTCCAGGAGGCCTCCGGGCAGACCCTGGACGAGCTGCGCGACTCCGGCCAGGCGCAGATCAACTACCACCCGATCGCGATCCTCGACCGGGTCTCGCCGGACCGCTTCTCCTCCCGCGCCGCCGCCGCGGCGGGCTGTGTCGCCGAGGCCGGCGCGTTCCCCGAGTGGGAGAAGCTGATGTACGCCAACCAGCCCACCGAGGGCGACCCGGGCCTGACCACCGAGCAGATGGCCCAGCTGGCCCAGCAGGCCGGCGCGCAGGGCGACGTCGCGGCCTGCATCGAGGACGAGCGCTTCGAGCCGTGGGCCGAGGGCCTCACCCAGCAGGCGTTCGAGGCCGGGATCCAGAGCACCCCGACCATCAGGGTGAACGGGCAGAACCTGGAGAACCCGGTTCCGGACGAGATCCGGCGGGCCGTCGCGGGCTGA
- a CDS encoding EamA family transporter yields the protein MTRDHLVRGLAWALVSAAAYGFSGPLGAAFLEAGWSPGLTTLMRIAGSAIVLLPVLVVLLRRHPLDGPGARKVLLYGVAAVAGVQLCFFQALQYLSVGVALLLEFLAPVLLVGWTWLRTRRTPAAITLVGCVVSLAGLVLVVDPFGPQRVELVGIAWGVASAVGVCVYFLLPGGGGDGPPPLLLISASMVVGAVALTVTGLLGITPWEVGEPTAVLAGAQVAWPVLLAMLVVLATALPYVTGIVGIRMLDTRVASFVGLSEVMFGVLAAWLLVAQVPSLVQFLGGALILAGIVLIRRAEKRAPVAPSELATE from the coding sequence ATGACACGGGACCACCTGGTCCGCGGACTCGCGTGGGCGCTGGTGTCGGCGGCCGCGTACGGCTTCTCCGGCCCGCTCGGCGCGGCCTTCCTGGAGGCGGGCTGGTCGCCGGGTCTCACGACGTTGATGCGCATCGCCGGGTCGGCGATCGTGCTGCTCCCGGTGCTGGTGGTGCTGCTCCGCAGGCATCCGCTGGACGGGCCGGGGGCGCGCAAGGTGCTGCTCTACGGCGTGGCCGCGGTGGCCGGGGTGCAGCTCTGCTTCTTCCAGGCGTTGCAGTACCTCTCGGTCGGCGTCGCGCTGCTGCTGGAGTTCCTGGCCCCGGTGCTGCTCGTCGGCTGGACCTGGCTGCGCACCCGCCGGACCCCGGCCGCGATCACCCTCGTCGGCTGCGTCGTGTCACTGGCCGGCCTGGTCCTGGTGGTGGACCCGTTCGGGCCGCAACGGGTGGAGCTCGTCGGGATCGCCTGGGGCGTGGCGTCGGCGGTGGGCGTCTGCGTGTACTTCCTGCTCCCCGGCGGCGGCGGCGACGGCCCCCCGCCGCTGCTGCTGATCTCGGCGTCGATGGTGGTCGGCGCGGTGGCGCTGACCGTCACCGGGCTGCTCGGGATCACGCCGTGGGAGGTCGGCGAGCCGACCGCGGTGCTCGCCGGTGCCCAGGTCGCCTGGCCGGTGCTGCTGGCGATGCTCGTCGTTCTCGCGACGGCGCTGCCCTACGTCACCGGGATCGTCGGGATCCGGATGCTGGACACCCGGGTCGCGTCGTTCGTCGGGCTGTCCGAGGTGATGTTCGGCGTGCTCGCGGCCTGGCTGCTGGTCGCGCAGGTCCCGAGCCTCGTCCAGTTCCTCGGCGGCGCCCTGATCCTGGCCGGGATCGTGCTGATCCGGCGGGCCGAGAAGCGGGCGCCCGTCGCCCCGTCGGAGCTGGCGACGGAGTGA
- a CDS encoding aldehyde dehydrogenase, with the protein MSELQTFRMLIGGATADAASGAVFETTNPYTGAAWATVPDAGPDDVDAAVSAARSALDGEWGSMTAFARATCLRRLGDLVAENAEPLARAEVADSGKLYREMIGQLEALGSWYHYFAGVAPTIEGRQIPAPNPNYLVYTRREPVGVVAAITPWNSPLLLMTWKLAPALAAGCTVVIKPSEHSPASTLRFAELIDRAGIPAGVVNVVSTNDRDTAAHLAAHPGVDKVAFTGSTATGRAVAKAAADNISKVTLELGGKSPQVVFPDADLESAANGIIAGVFAATGQTCMAGSRLVVHADVHDELVRLIAERAATIELGDPEAESTEMGPVANAPQYEKVLGYLETARAEGNTIVCGGGPDAGLGGYFVRPTVVTGVTTGSTLFREEVFGPVLAALTFTDEDEAVALANDTPYGLAAAVWTKDVHRAHRVAGRIRAGSVWINAYRVVAPSVPFGGFGHSGLGRENGVHAVDEYLEEKSVWVELSGGTRDPFTLG; encoded by the coding sequence ATGTCCGAGCTCCAGACGTTCCGGATGCTGATCGGCGGGGCCACCGCCGACGCCGCGTCCGGCGCCGTCTTCGAGACCACGAACCCCTACACCGGGGCGGCCTGGGCCACGGTCCCCGACGCCGGCCCGGACGACGTCGACGCCGCCGTCTCCGCCGCCCGCTCCGCGCTCGACGGCGAGTGGGGCTCGATGACGGCCTTCGCCCGCGCGACCTGCCTGCGCCGGCTCGGCGACCTGGTCGCCGAGAACGCCGAGCCGCTCGCCAGGGCCGAGGTCGCCGACTCTGGCAAGCTCTACCGGGAGATGATCGGCCAGCTCGAGGCCCTGGGCTCCTGGTACCACTACTTCGCCGGGGTCGCCCCGACGATCGAGGGCCGGCAGATTCCCGCGCCGAACCCGAACTACCTCGTCTACACCCGCCGCGAGCCGGTCGGCGTGGTCGCCGCGATCACGCCGTGGAACTCCCCGCTGCTGCTGATGACCTGGAAGCTCGCCCCGGCACTCGCGGCCGGCTGCACGGTCGTGATCAAGCCGTCGGAGCACTCCCCGGCCTCGACGCTGCGCTTCGCCGAGCTGATCGACCGGGCCGGGATCCCTGCCGGCGTGGTCAACGTGGTGAGCACGAACGACCGCGACACCGCGGCCCACCTGGCGGCGCACCCCGGCGTGGACAAGGTCGCGTTCACCGGGTCCACCGCGACCGGCCGGGCCGTCGCGAAGGCCGCGGCCGACAACATCAGCAAGGTCACCCTGGAGCTGGGCGGCAAGTCACCGCAGGTCGTCTTCCCGGACGCCGACCTGGAGTCCGCGGCCAACGGGATCATCGCCGGCGTGTTCGCCGCGACCGGGCAGACCTGCATGGCCGGGTCGCGGCTCGTCGTGCACGCCGACGTGCACGACGAGCTGGTCCGGCTCATCGCCGAGCGCGCCGCGACGATCGAGCTGGGCGACCCGGAGGCCGAGTCCACCGAGATGGGCCCGGTCGCCAACGCCCCGCAGTACGAGAAGGTCCTCGGCTACCTGGAGACCGCCCGGGCCGAGGGCAACACGATCGTCTGCGGCGGCGGCCCGGACGCCGGGCTCGGCGGCTACTTCGTCCGCCCGACCGTGGTCACCGGGGTCACGACCGGGTCCACCCTGTTCCGCGAGGAGGTGTTCGGCCCGGTGCTGGCCGCGCTCACCTTCACCGACGAGGACGAGGCGGTGGCGCTGGCGAACGACACCCCGTACGGCCTGGCCGCCGCGGTGTGGACCAAGGACGTGCACCGCGCGCACCGGGTCGCCGGCCGGATCCGGGCCGGCTCGGTGTGGATCAACGCCTACCGGGTGGTGGCCCCGAGCGTGCCGTTCGGCGGGTTCGGGCACTCCGGGCTCGGCCGGGAGAACGGCGTGCACGCGGTCGACGAGTACCTGGAGGAGAAGTCCGTGTGGGTGGAGCTCTCCGGCGGTACCCGCGACCCGTTCACCCTCGGCTGA
- a CDS encoding CGNR zinc finger domain-containing protein, with protein sequence MEFAHDTQVVLAAAAALVNTATDGTDALADAPSFEAWVDGQPYTGERTHTAGEHAAVRALRERIGALWPAPGSAEPPDRDRTVELVNEILTETDARPRLARHDGWDWHLHVTPRDAPLADRMGAEIAMAIVELVRADDLSRLRRCAGEDCDAVLADLSRNRSKRFCDTGNCANRAHVAAYRARRARAAG encoded by the coding sequence ATGGAATTCGCCCATGACACGCAGGTCGTGCTCGCGGCGGCCGCGGCACTGGTCAACACCGCGACGGACGGGACCGACGCGCTGGCCGACGCGCCGTCGTTCGAGGCGTGGGTCGACGGGCAGCCCTACACCGGCGAGCGCACGCACACCGCCGGGGAACACGCCGCGGTCCGGGCCCTGCGCGAGCGGATCGGCGCGCTCTGGCCCGCGCCCGGCTCGGCCGAGCCGCCCGACCGGGACCGCACGGTCGAGCTGGTCAACGAGATCCTGACCGAGACCGACGCCCGCCCGCGGCTCGCCCGGCACGACGGCTGGGACTGGCACCTGCACGTCACCCCGCGGGACGCCCCGCTGGCCGACCGGATGGGCGCCGAGATCGCGATGGCGATCGTCGAGCTGGTCCGGGCCGACGACCTGTCCCGGCTGCGCCGATGCGCGGGCGAGGACTGCGACGCGGTGCTCGCCGACCTGTCCCGCAACCGCTCCAAGCGGTTCTGCGACACCGGGAACTGCGCGAACCGGGCGCACGTGGCCGCCTACCGAGCGCGCCGCGCCCGCGCCGCGGGCTGA
- a CDS encoding heavy metal translocating P-type ATPase — MSIDSVTDRAEAETDVRTVELQIDGMTCAACVGRVERKLGKLDGVRASVNLATERATVEYPASTPVDTLVETVRKAGYGATELRPAADSDVSDSAVADDTALRRLRTRMAVALILFVPLADLSLAMSLVPSLRFPYWQWVVVALALPVVGWAAWPFHRTAVTNLRHGTTSMDTLVSLGVVSASAWSLGAMAFEGDRPVLTGWDAVLHPSGPLYLEVAAGVTTFVLAGRYFEARARRTAGRVMRSLATLGTDEVTVLAGGTERTVPVGRLRVGDRFLVRPGERIAADGVVDDGRAAVDTSAMTGEPVPVEVGTGDPVTGGTIASGGRLVVLAQQVGADTRLARMIAAVERAQTEKSATQRLVDRVSSVFVPVVLGLAVLTLLGWLLGGAGWAGALAPAIAVVIIACPCALGLATPTALMVATGRGAELGIFVKGYRALETTRAVDTVVLDKTGTLTTGRMTVVDVAVAGGGDRDALLARAAAVESGSEHAIAEAVRAHAVAAGLDVRPVADFVALPGLGARGVVDGDVVTVGRPPEDAGALAGHLRRWEEAGHTVVAVHVRADPADRDHGDLAGLLALADPVKDSAPDAVAELLAAGLHPVLLTGDRAAAAHAVASACGITEVVAGVLPDGKVAHVRALQEQGRTVAMVGDGVNDAAALATADLGVAVGSGTDVALEAADVVLVRDDLRVLPATVELARATMTTIRGNLWWAFGYNVAAIPVAMAGLLNPLLAGAAMAVSSFLVVTNSLRLRKAAGWADELLGGVPAEQPATVAGDVTPSPSPR, encoded by the coding sequence GTGAGCATCGACAGCGTCACCGACCGCGCGGAGGCGGAGACGGACGTCCGTACGGTCGAGCTGCAGATCGACGGGATGACCTGCGCCGCCTGCGTCGGGCGGGTCGAGCGCAAGCTCGGCAAGCTCGACGGGGTCCGGGCCAGCGTCAACCTGGCGACCGAGCGGGCCACGGTCGAGTACCCGGCGTCGACGCCGGTGGACACCCTCGTCGAGACCGTCCGGAAGGCGGGCTACGGGGCGACCGAGCTGCGCCCGGCCGCCGACTCCGACGTGTCCGACTCCGCCGTTGCCGACGACACCGCGCTGCGCCGGCTGCGCACCCGGATGGCCGTCGCGCTCATCCTGTTCGTGCCGCTGGCCGACCTGTCGCTGGCGATGTCGCTGGTCCCGAGCCTGCGGTTCCCGTACTGGCAGTGGGTCGTCGTCGCGCTCGCGCTGCCCGTCGTCGGCTGGGCGGCCTGGCCGTTCCACCGGACCGCGGTCACCAACCTCCGGCACGGCACGACCTCGATGGACACCCTCGTCTCGCTCGGGGTGGTGTCGGCCTCGGCCTGGTCGCTGGGCGCGATGGCCTTCGAGGGCGACCGGCCGGTGCTCACCGGGTGGGACGCGGTGCTGCACCCGTCCGGCCCGCTGTACCTGGAGGTCGCGGCGGGCGTCACGACGTTCGTGCTGGCGGGCCGGTACTTCGAGGCCCGTGCCCGGCGCACCGCCGGACGGGTCATGCGCTCGCTCGCGACGCTCGGGACCGACGAGGTCACGGTGCTCGCCGGGGGGACCGAACGGACCGTCCCGGTCGGACGCCTGCGGGTCGGCGACCGGTTCCTGGTCCGGCCGGGCGAGCGGATCGCCGCCGACGGCGTGGTCGACGACGGCCGCGCCGCCGTCGACACCAGCGCGATGACCGGCGAGCCGGTCCCGGTCGAGGTCGGGACGGGCGACCCCGTCACCGGCGGGACGATCGCGTCCGGCGGCCGGCTGGTCGTGCTCGCCCAGCAGGTCGGCGCGGACACCCGGCTGGCCCGGATGATCGCGGCCGTCGAGCGGGCGCAGACCGAGAAGTCCGCGACCCAGCGGCTGGTGGACCGGGTCTCCTCGGTGTTCGTCCCGGTGGTGCTCGGGCTCGCGGTGCTCACCCTGCTCGGATGGCTGCTCGGCGGGGCCGGCTGGGCCGGGGCGCTGGCCCCGGCGATCGCGGTCGTGATCATCGCCTGCCCGTGCGCGCTGGGCCTGGCGACGCCGACCGCGCTGATGGTCGCCACCGGCCGCGGTGCCGAGCTGGGCATCTTCGTGAAGGGCTACCGGGCGCTGGAGACCACCCGGGCCGTGGACACCGTGGTGCTGGACAAGACCGGGACCCTGACGACCGGGCGGATGACCGTCGTCGACGTCGCGGTGGCCGGGGGCGGGGACCGCGACGCGCTGCTCGCCCGCGCCGCGGCCGTCGAGTCGGGGTCCGAGCACGCGATCGCCGAGGCGGTCCGGGCGCACGCCGTGGCCGCCGGGCTGGACGTCCGGCCGGTCGCCGACTTCGTCGCGCTGCCCGGGCTCGGCGCCCGCGGGGTGGTCGACGGCGACGTCGTGACGGTCGGGCGGCCGCCGGAGGACGCCGGTGCGCTCGCCGGGCACCTGCGCCGGTGGGAGGAGGCCGGGCACACCGTCGTCGCGGTGCACGTCCGGGCCGATCCCGCCGACCGGGACCACGGCGACCTCGCCGGCCTGCTCGCGCTCGCTGACCCGGTCAAGGACTCCGCGCCCGACGCGGTCGCCGAACTGCTCGCGGCCGGGCTGCACCCGGTGCTGCTCACCGGGGACCGGGCCGCCGCCGCGCACGCCGTCGCGAGCGCCTGCGGGATCACCGAGGTCGTGGCCGGGGTGCTGCCCGACGGCAAGGTCGCGCACGTCCGGGCGCTGCAGGAGCAGGGCCGCACCGTCGCGATGGTCGGTGACGGCGTCAACGACGCCGCGGCGCTCGCGACCGCCGACCTCGGGGTCGCGGTCGGCTCGGGCACCGACGTCGCGCTGGAGGCGGCCGACGTCGTCCTCGTGCGGGACGACCTGCGGGTGCTCCCGGCGACGGTGGAGCTCGCCCGGGCCACGATGACCACGATCCGCGGCAACCTGTGGTGGGCGTTCGGCTACAACGTCGCGGCGATCCCGGTCGCGATGGCCGGGCTGCTCAACCCGCTGCTGGCCGGCGCGGCGATGGCGGTGTCGTCGTTCCTCGTCGTCACCAACAGCCTGCGGTTGCGCAAGGCCGCCGGCTGGGCCGACGAACTGCTCGGCGGAGTCCCCGCCGAGCAGCCCGCGACCGTGGCCGGGGACGTCACGCCGTCCCCGTCACCCCGGTGA